CACCTTCTCCGACGCGGCGTCGTGCCGGTACTCCGCGAACCCGTAGTCCGCGTTCAGGCTCAGGATCGTGTTCTTGAGCCCGGTGTAGTTCACCACCAGGTCCAGCACCGCCCGCTGATTGGCCTTGTTGTCGTTCTGCTCCGGCCCCACGATCCAGTTCAGGTTCGCCGTCAGGTCCTTGATCGGCGTCAGCGCGAACTGCCCCGTATACGACACCGCGTTGTTGTTGTCGCGGCTATTGTCCCACCCCAGCACCACCCCCGCCGTCACGCTGAACTGCTCCGAGAACGTGTAGGACAGGAGGCCCCCGGTGTGCGTCAACGGCGTCGCAAAGGTGAAGAGATAGCTCCGCGAGAAGTTCAGGTTGTTCGGCGACTCGATGATTTCGTACCCGAGCAACGTTACGAACTTCCCGCCCTTGACGATCAACCCCTCCCCGATCGGGATCCGCGCCGAGAGGTATGCCTCCTGCAAGTCGTACTTGGGTGTGTTGCGGAAGGGGAACGTGTCGTTGTCCCCTCGGAAAATGCCCAGCGAGTGGTTCTTCTGCGCGTCCAGCCTCGCGGTGACCACCAGCCCGTACCCCCACCAGTACTTCTCCGAGGGGTCCTTTTTGATGCTGAACTCCGCCATGTTGAACGTGTACCCTTCGTCGAAGTCGTAGAAGCGCAGCTCGTTGGTGGCGCCCGGCCCCGCCCCCGTGAGATTGAACGTGTAGCTGTTTTCGATGTAGGCGAAGAGCTTGTGCTCCTCCCAGTGCGTCTTGGGCTTCTCCGGCTCCTTCGGCGCCTCCGCCGCCGGAGCGGCCGGGCCCGGCGCCGGCGTCTGGGCGAAGGCGGGGGCGGTCGTGACGCCGACCAGCAGCAGCGCCGCCAACAGGGGCGCCCACTACTTGGCGTCCAGCGCGAGGTTCAAGGCAAGGACGTTCACC
This Candidatus Methylomirabilota bacterium DNA region includes the following protein-coding sequences:
- a CDS encoding outer membrane beta-barrel protein, whose protein sequence is MAALLLVGVTTAPAFAQTPAPGPAAPAAEAPKEPEKPKTHWEEHKLFAYIENSYTFNLTGAGPGATNELRFYDFDEGYTFNMAEFSIKKDPSEKYWWGYGLVVTARLDAQKNHSLGIFRGDNDTFPFRNTPKYDLQEAYLSARIPIGEGLIVKGGKFVTLLGYEIIESPNNLNFSRSYLFTFATPLTHTGGLLSYTFSEQFSVTAGVVLGWDNSRDNNNAVSYTGQFALTPIKDLTANLNWIVGPEQNDNKANQRAVLDLVVNYTGLKNTILSLNADYGFAEYRHDAASEKVFKARTSRPDASQGVSPQSKTLDTISLSL